The genomic segment accataaaaaaagccCGActtcggtttgcaactgcacatggggacaaagatcgtactttttggagaaatgtcctctggtctgatgaaacaaatatagaactgtttggccataatgaccatcgttatgtttggaggaaaaaggtgagaccttgcatcatgctgtgggggtgctttgctgcaggtgggactagtgcacttcacaaaatagatggcatcatgaggaaggaaaattatgtggatatattgaagcaacatctcaagacatcagtcaggaagttcaagcttggtcgcaaatgggtcttccaaatggacaatgaccccaagcatacttccaaagttgtggcaaaatggcttaaggacaacaaagccaaggtattggagtggccatcacaaagctctgatctcaatcctatagaaaatctgtgggcagaactgaaaaagcgtgtgcgagcaaggaggcctacaaacctgactcagttacaccagttctgtcaggaggaatgggccaaaattcacccaacttattgtgggaagcttgtggaaggctacccgaaacgtttgacccaagttaaacaatttaaaggcaaatactaattgagtgtgtgtaaaattctgacccacagggaatgtgatgaaataaataaaagcagaaataaatcactctatctactattattctgacaaataacgtggtgatcctaactggcctaagacagggaatttttactaggactaaatgtcaggaattgtgaaaaactgagtttaaatatatttggctaaggtgtatgtaaacttccgacttcaactgtattacagGTTTCCTATAACAGTACTTGTCTATTTCTATTTCTCTTAACTCCCCCTATAGGTTGTAAATGCATGTGAATATCCATGAGACACAGGAGTTGAACCCCACCTTTCTGCCTGTATGAGTAAGTAGGTAGATTCCATTCACACGATTTACTGCCCCCAATGTTTTCGCCAACCTTATGAGGACTCAACAGAAAGAAATGGGATGAATTGCACTAATGGAATTCTAATAGCTCTCCATCTGGACctgtggaatgtgtgtgtgtgcgtgcgtgcctgcgtgtgtaTGTACTGGTTCAGAGTCCACATGTTTTTGATCAAAGCTGAGGGAAAAGCAGGGTGATAGGAAAGTGCTTCTGGCCCAAAACTCTTTCTGTCCCTGGTCTTCATATACTCACTCTGCTTATTGTAATTCTTGTTATTTTATGCCttacattttattttactgtGTCTGTGTTGCTCTAAAGTCCATTTCAATAAAAGGTGCAATTGAAAACGGTTCACTATTTAGTCCAGTTAACTAAAGGagttggatcttaatttgaccagtattgtcgcagcaaaataatcctgcagcaattcAAGATTGTAACacagtccataatgttgcttgatctgtggttaggctattagctggccaacaTTAGGCTActttcagtgcttgacttgggcaggagctcaccggagctgatcccagcacctcaaatgttctactgcttgaggtCCTTTTCCTCTAATATAATATTAAATCAAAAGTACTAATTATAAACaataccggcacccaaaatgaatACCAGAACGTATTTCAGTCCATGTCAAGCActggctacatgaaaagtgcaatactgttaatgtACCCGTGTGTTAGTGCGGGCTTTCTTGAATTTATTTAAAtcatgaagctcatctgcatttcctgcggtgcaggaaaattctcagaaGCAGAAAAAGTTTCGaaataagatcctacacctgtaggaTCATTCCAGCAATCTTAAAGGATCTAGCACGAAATCACTAGTAGATTCATtctttcctctgtagctcaaaaCCACATTTTGTTTCGACACCAACAGTTGTCCCCACACGTGGTTAACAATGACCCGGGGACATTGAGGTTTTTACATTATTTATATTTTCCTTTCACTTTCAATAAAGTTTGATTCAATTTGAATTTGCTGCACAGaccaggttgaacatggtgaatTCCATTAAGACCCTCTGTACTACTGACTCCCAGTACGCCATCCTAATCCTCCTGCTCTGTCCTACAGATACAGATATCCCTCCACCATGGATCTGATGGAGGACTACGATTACCATGACAACCTCACCCTGAACTACAGCTACGACAACTACCACACCGTATGTGAGAAGGCTGGCGTGCGCTCCTTCGCTGGCCTCTTCCTCCCTGTTGTGTACTCAGTCTGTGTGGCGGTTGGGCTAGCCGGGAACTCCCTGGTGCTATCCGTCTACGCCTACCATAAACGTCTAAGGAGAACCATGACGGACGCCTTCCTAGTCCACCTGGCCGTAGccgacctcctcctcctcctcaccctgccCTTCTGGGCTGCGGAAGCGGCGCGGGGCTGGGAGCTGGGCCTGCCTCTCTGTAAGCTGGTCTCTGCCTGCTACACCGTCAACTTCACCTGCTGCATGCTGCTGCTAGCCTGTGTTAGTCTGGACCGCTATCTGGCGTCAGTCAGAGCGGAGGGAAGGAACCAGGGAAGGCTGGGCAGGGTCTTCACCAGGGCCCACTGTGGGAAGGTCTGCCTGGGGGTGTGGGCTGTGGCTTTCCTCCTGGGTCTTCCAGACCTGCTGTTCTCCACGGTGAGGGAGACCTCCGGGAGAAGGGTCTGTTTGGCTGTCTACCCGCCCAGTCTGGCCCAGGAGGTCAAGGCCTGCCTAGAGATGGTGGAGGTGCTCTTGGGGTTCCTGGTGCCGCTCCTGGTGATGGCGTGGTGTTACTTCAACGTTGGGCGTGCGTTGGGGCGACTCCCAGTGGAGAGTAGGGGGAAGAGGCTGAGCGCTATCCGGGTGTTACTGGTCGTGGTGGGGGTGTTCGTGGTCACCCAGCTGCCCTACAATACGGTGAAGATGTGCCAGGCGATTGACTCTGTCTACACGCTGGTGACCCACTGCGGTGTGAGTAAGGCCCTGGACCGAGCGGCGCAGGTCACTGAGAGCCTGGCTCTGACCCACTCCTGTCTCAACCCACTACTCTACGCCTTCCTAGGGTCCTCCTTTAGAAAACATGTACTGAAAGCAGCCAAGGCGTTTGGAGATAGGACAAGGAGAAGGGAGGAGCAAGCTGTGGAGATGTCCTTCAACAACTCTCACGCCACCTCACAGGAGACTAGTACCTTCTCCATATGAGCGGGGGGCGGGAGAAAGTGTCTCACCTTGGTATCACTTAAGATTTGATCACATGTATAGCAATTATATTCAGTATTGTTAAATATCTGCTGCTATGGAACTATTGAGTCTAACCAGGGGAAGCTAGCCTGGTCCCAATGTGCTGTCTTGCAAACTCCTATGTCAAGTGGCATGGCAACAGATGGAATCAGGCTAAGGAGAAGCATTCCAGTTATCAGAAAGTATAAATGCTATTAGATTCATGCTCTACGCATCTTGAAACCACATTGTGTTGACACCAACCCTTCTCCCCAGAAATGTGGTTGGCAATGACCCCAGTGATAGTGAGGTGTTTACAATCCTGCCTTTTTATAACAAAACAGCAACATACCAGATgctatgtgggaactccttcaagactgttggaaaagcattccaggtgaagctggttgagagaatgcaaagcgtgtgcaaagctgtcatcaaggcaaagggtggctatttgaagaatctcaaatctaaaatatattttgatttgtttaacacttttttccatatgtgtcatttcatagttttgatgtcttcactattattctacaatgtagaaaatagtaaaaataaagaaaaacccttgaatgagtaggtgttctaaaacttttgaccggtcaaaagtttttctacattattttctacattattcAAATAtaactatacagtgccttcagaaagtattcacaactgtttactttttccacatttgaaatgtataaaaaatgtaaagctaaaatatcttgagtcaataagtattcaacccctttgttatggcaagcctaaataggttcaggagtaaaaatgtgcttaacaaatcgcataataagttgcatggactttaATAATAGTGCTTAATATGATCTTTGAATGACTACTccttctctgtaccccacacatagtcAACTACAAaggccagggaggttttccaatgcctcgcaaagaagggcaccgattggtagatacGTAAAGTAATAAAATGGCAGACgcagaatatccctttgagcatggtgaagttgttaattacactttggatggtgtatcaacacacccagtcactacaaagatacaggcgtccttcctaactcagttgccagaaaggaaggaaactgctctggGATTTTACCATTAGGGCAATTGTGattttaaaacagagtttaatggtagTGACATGAGAAACCTAAGGATGGATCaataatactaacctaattgacagagtgaaaagaaggaagcctgtacagaataaaaatattccaaaacatgcatcctgtttgcaacaagacactTAAGTGATACTGCAAGAAAATgaggcaaagaaatgaactttttgtcctgaatacaaagcgttatgtttggggcaaatccaacacatcataTCTacaagtaccactcttcatattttcaagcatggtggtggctgcatcatgttatgggtatgcttgtcatcggcaagggagtttttaggataaaaataaatggaatacagctataagcacaggcaaaatcctagttcaatctgctttccaacagacactgggagacaaattcaccttatacactggagttgcttagcaAGATgacaaatttgcaaacatttctaaaaacatgttttctctttgtcattatggggtattgtgtgtagatgggtgaaaaaatatatttatttaatccattttgaattcaggctgtaacaacaaaatgtggaataagtcaaggggtatgaatactttctgaaggcactgtaaatctgGGAAATAACAAAAGCCTAAAATATTGGCAGTGTCACATTCTTTACGTAGCAAAACAAAACCAGTAACATCCATACCGAGTTGGGCCTCGAGTTCAATAAGAAACTAAGTACGAATTGAGTTTAGAAAGACATTTCACATTGCATGGTGGAGGAAGACATTGAGTCAATGAGCATTAGTGCTACCAGACGTAACTACAGACATCCTGGTCTAGATACAGTCACACTGTATCAACAAGCATCTCCATAACCGGAAAGTCATTAACTGTGTCCGTTTCAGTACTGAACACTATTATCACACATTACTAATTGTAGTGTTAAATAGCAAACGTATCTAAAATAGAAACACTGGCATCAATGCAATTTGATTCAGTTGTGGAAAACACTTCAGTTGTCCAAAATGACAATGCAAAGATGCACCCAAAGAAGTGCAATGGAAGGCTGGTTAGCCAACAACAACCTTATAGGGTGCACTGCACAACATAGGGACTTCCACTCAGGCACTTAGCTAACTGTGTATCTTTTTCCATCTTTCTCTAGAATGTAGCAGAGTTTTCCTTCACCTGACCATCAAATATTATGGTCTGTACCCTTGATGTATTCCCCTCATTTGAATGATAAACTTCCCTCACAGCCCCCATTTGAGCATTGCGACTCCTGGTTTTAACAGAAGGCACTCCATTTTGGTCTATGAAAATTCAGACCAATAATTGTCTCACAGCAGACCAAATCATCATCCTATGGCAGATGCATTCAGCTTCTACATTCTTCACAATTCACATTTGGACAGATATAAATGGCTGGCAGAGCCATAGCTAGAGAGGACTGGTGGATGGGAATAAGAGGCCATAATAGCTGGCTGATATCTAGGGGCTGAGAACATGTCAGTGTTCAGGGTTGATACCAAAGAGATATTATTAGGAGTGCAACCATTGGCTTCAGAATAGGCAGTGCAGTATGAACTGAGAAGAACCTCCGCTAAGTTAGGGAAAAGTAAACAAACACCCCGCTGATTGCACAAACATGACGCTCAATAATTGAGGATCTGGACGTCGAACAGATCACAGACTCCCTCAAAGATCCAAGATGGCggagtagtgcagttgtgtttttatcgtatgtctgtaaatgtctgtaaatagcctgtaaataccctatttttcgtacatatttccctatcagacttttcatccttctacaagatatactttcctgcaacccgcctcactcaatgtggaacggattctattattgacttatctttatctagaatctagaatctccagttgaaactagctagccagctaactagctacttgctattagccacagctagcggtgtttcacccagaacattggatttttttctgcgggattaattttaatcactggacattgatcaccggatattcggccagtctgcacagcgcgttatcgacccagaacatatcagtttttccgccggaatcactgaatcactggacctttaactccggattcgtcgctaccagctagctacaacaaaacggacgctgtggtctggctaatcatcctgagctaggcccatctcccggctatctacctctctgtcaaccggacgggaccacctagtgttgacacggagccccgccgatcctacacgactggtctgccgacgaaatcgtctgatttggttacgacgttaaccacgaagattccatccatctgctagccctggcccgctagcacacgctagccgtggcctcttactcactagtacttcaccaccggaccttatgataactcagctatacagctgatatctgctggactgttcctttttacggtactacatcctgtttatgtttagcctcagcccaaacatggttagtttattgttgtttcggtaatttctaattgtactatatcactgtagaccccccagcctagctaaacctgccttagatagctcctttgcccctcccccaagacacgcggagaccgactcaattgatgcctccagcgatgctatctctttcattgttacccaacgcttaggtttacctccactttactcatatccttccatatccttgtctgtacataatgccctgaatcttttctataacacccggaaatctgccccctttattctatgtacccaacgcactagaagaccagttcttaaagcctttagccgtatccttat from the Coregonus clupeaformis isolate EN_2021a chromosome 14, ASM2061545v1, whole genome shotgun sequence genome contains:
- the LOC121580801 gene encoding atypical chemokine receptor 4-like; translated protein: MEDYDYHDNLTLNYSYDNYHTVCEKAGVRSFAGLFLPVVYSVCVAVGLAGNSLVLSVYAYHKRLRRTMTDAFLVHLAVADLLLLLTLPFWAAEAARGWELGLPLCKLVSACYTVNFTCCMLLLACVSLDRYLASVRAEGRNQGRLGRVFTRAHCGKVCLGVWAVAFLLGLPDLLFSTVRETSGRRVCLAVYPPSLAQEVKACLEMVEVLLGFLVPLLVMAWCYFNVGRALGRLPVESRGKRLSAIRVLLVVVGVFVVTQLPYNTVKMCQAIDSVYTLVTHCGVSKALDRAAQVTESLALTHSCLNPLLYAFLGSSFRKHVLKAAKAFGDRTRRREEQAVEMSFNNSHATSQETSTFSI